Within Babylonia areolata isolate BAREFJ2019XMU chromosome 3, ASM4173473v1, whole genome shotgun sequence, the genomic segment CACTGGTTactgttatggtgtgtgtgtgtgtgtgtgtgtgtgtgtgtgtgcgcgcgcccgcccgAACCCGCATGTATGCGAGAACACACCATCTCAAATATGTTTGTGTACGTTATGTTGCCTGTGGCAACGTGGATGTCATGTGCACTGTGTATATCTTACCAcatctctttccccttccttttgGCTTCCTCATGTTTACTCAGTCACCGTGCGTTTTCAACACGGCTTTTAGCCGAGATTGATCACTTTTGTCCTTGTTCCACTTTttacttatcacacacacacacacacaccacacatacacacacacacacacatacacaaacgcatcctctctctcttctttcaatgTCTCAATATATctttttcaaagttttttttttctatcaagaaacgaacaaacaaaaacgatcATATTAATAGAAAGCACCCTTCAAAGTTCAAGGTCTTATGGacagtatcaccaccaccaccaccccatcagaGTGCGTGCCCTCTGTCAATTTACGTGTATCGACCACACCACGCtggacttaaaaaacaaaacaaaacaaaaaaaccccaactttttcCACAGGATTTAACTAGGATCAATTCTGTTATCTGCGATTCCGACCGCTCCTTGTCTATTGAtttatcgtcacacacacacacagtcacgcgcgcgcgcgcacacacacgcggcggtcgcgtgcgcacgcacgtaaACCTTGCTGCCATTTTCGCCGCTTCCACGGGTGCCCTTACCactaaaccacccccaccacacattcTAGTGAGCGGTGCATGCGTCAAGCTGCAATTTAAAATTGCGACAAAtattgtggaaaaaaacaacaacatgttctATACTTActtgtttaataataattttagTACTTTATTTCACTTTTTATCACGAACGACGATATCACAAACGGACGCTATGCGATAACTACGTCGTCAGGTTTTTATGTAAGACTAAAGACAACACTTGCATttgacttttttctcttttccttttcataTCATAAATAACCCGTTTATATTAAACGGGATGTGAGAAATTTTTGAGAAATTGGGAGATACCGGTTCTTTGAGAACCTGTAATAAAACAAATTGTACCCCGCCGATAGACTCACAATCTATTAATCGATGAAGTAGTCTGTTGTCTTCTAACTGTTCTTCGAATGGAAAAGAAAGATCCCAAAAAGATAGCTAAGAGAGTCCAAAAAACAATTCTTCCCAGAAACATGTctggtgtgtgacagacagttttgttgtcttttcctaCTGAGCATAAAGACAGTATGCTTAGTAGGTGGAAATAATTAGCAAACAGAAAAATtgccacaaacagacacactcatgaatttcgtttttttttaggTAACACGATTACTCAGCTCACAAAAATAAACCAGATAAACAACAAACACGAAGCACGGTCTAAGGGAAACAACTGCTCGCAAATTAGGTGGCACGGCAAGCAACCACCATTATAGAGTTTTCCCcccgtttcagtttcacaaggcaGCGTCACTGCATTCATACAAATCCACATGTGaaacatcacatctgctgggcagatgcctgaccagtggctTAACTCAACGCGCTAGTCAGACTTTGAAGGCATGCATAATTTTCAAGTATCAGACAAcaacttttattgccatgggtgcgccaagtgcgcgacGGTCACTGCTGCACACACTGAAGACTttagtctatcgtctcatccgaatgatagaCACCACAACATTACCCCTTTGTAAACCCTTGTGCGTTGACAAATTTCACATCGAAACTTTCCAGTGTTGGGCTGTGGCTGGAGTGAATGCCAGAAGTTAATCAATGGGCAGTGGCACACGTTCCAACAGCGATTATcttcaatacaaaacaaaattttgttgttattgttgtcactccCACTTTTAAACGTtaaattttctgtgtgtgtgtgtgtgtgtgtgtgtgtgtgagagagagagagagagagagagagagagagaaacatggtcAACAGTGATACGGGCTAAGGGAAACAACTGCTTGTAAAATAGCCATGGGTATAGAGTTTTCCCCCTTCGCCTGTCAATTGGTTGCTTTTCAGTGCGGACACCTGCTTTAGTGTCTCTGAACTGAATGTGCGTGCctgcgtagtgtggtgtggtgtggtggtggtggtgttagtgtgtgtgtgtgtgtgtgtgtgtgtgtgtgtgtgtgtgtgtgtgtagctgaaaaaaccacaacaaacagtAATTTGCGTATGAGCTCCACTATTTCTTTTACACACAGCAGTgataacattcacacacaaaaacaagataaCCTCCGAAATCACTCTGCACACATCCAGGTAATTCCGGAATTCATGAATGAaataatgtatatataatatCTACAACAAAGATGTTGACATCGCTTTTAAGTTCAAAACCATGAAATTTGTCAAACAGATGACCAATGGATACATCGGAGACTTTATACACGAAACGAACACAAAGACGGTCAAGGAAAATGGTCAAACTATACCAAATTTTACAATTTTCGATATATCTATCACAGTTTTGTCTGTGTTGGGAAGCCAAAATGATCAGTCACCAAAAATATAACGCTGGGCTAACTGCGATTTTTTCACTGAAATCATTAAGAAAAGTTCccctttttatattatttttcatTCAGAATATAGAGAtattaacttcttttttctttttccattttctcCCCCAGATCGAGTCATACTGTCAAACATTGAAAATCTGAtgtttaattattttttgttgttgtcacatttgCAAAGTTTCGATCTTGTGCTGAAAATCCACAATAATCAACAGTACCATCACATCCATCCCCTGCCTACAAGTCACCACCTGTCCGCACTCACATATTGACAATATAGCCAACACAATTCGCAGTATCATCCACATAAAACACAAAATGCACTGAGGCTGATAGACACCCCCACTTGTCTCTCGCATTgttcacgtacacacatacatacaacctcATGTACGGCACACACACGCCCCAGTGCGCTTGCTTGCTAACAAgatacacgcttacacacacgctcacacacacacacgctcacacacacacacacagagaataccgCTACAATGTCAAGGGTAAAGCAGTAATAAAGACAGCAAGCGAACCTGGGAAAAAAATcgatgaaaacaaaacatttttactGGTGACTTTCACATGGGGCCTACACCATGCGGTGTCTCTGCTACGTGTCCAAACACTTTCCCTTGTGGGGCACCAGTGGTGCGCACGTTGTGCTTATCCGGATCTACACTTCCTCTTCCGTCTCCCTGTGTCACACCACGTTCCACACCACTGTGAGACGATGACAAGAAACAGCTGCTCATCACTACATGTCTGTATCGTTAAACCAGCGCTCACAATCATGGAAACAAAACCCGTCCTGTCTGTGACATCTTTCGCCATGACCAAACAGGCCACGAAGAGTTCCGTAGAAAACACAAATGGTTATATAGTCTCTTGATTTACTGTGAATAGTCAGTAATGATATGAATGCAAAGTTCATGCATGTTATCAAGCAAACTTACTTTGttccacacacacttttttcccttgtgttgtgttgtgttgtgttttgtgtgtgtgtgtgtgtgtgtgtgtgtgtgtgtgtgtgtgtgtgtgtgtgtgtgtgtgtgtgtgtagaaaatggCACACCATGGGGAAATGCAAACAGGAAAAGTTTTGTAGCTGACAGTTTCCTTTGATACTGGCCTAACCAACAAGAAGAATTTCCAACTTGTGTGTTCTCTGAACTCAGAACAAATATGCCCCTTTTAACACGTGCAGAATATGCCTGTCAGAAACTCAAAGCCAGTATTTCTGCTTTTCCAGGACAATAGCAAAAGCAGCGGTTGGCGAGTTGCGATTCTGCACGTCAGCGTTAACGACTGAAGCAATGGCGTTTGACTGTGGCGTGGAAGCGACGTTCGTCACAAAATGACCCGTGTCGGCGAGATCTGTCAGTGCGTTGTTGTTGACACTGTCCTTGTCAGGATAACCAGAAATAACGTACAGGTGGCTCACGTTGAGGTTGTTCAGGGGCAGAGATTTGTACTCATCCATCGTGCTCGGGTCGTTGGCGTTCTCCAGGTCAGCCTTTTCTGGGGCATCTCTGACCGTGGGTGTGGGCGGCATAGTGTCTCCCGAGGGAGAGTCACTAATGCTCATTCGACCGAAAGCGCTCCGGCGTTGGTCACTGCTGTTTTTGTCCATGTGAACATAATCGTCAAACTCGTTGTCCACAGGGATCTGACGCGACACGTTCCGTCTCCTGGTGTCGGCACTAAAGTCGTCGAAAAGCGGCCAGCCCGCGGCGAAGGACGAGGTGGACGTGCTGGCTGAGGGAGATCCGCTGTTGCCCCAGATGAACTTCCGGTTGGcccgcctctcctcctccttcagcggGGTCATGAGCGGGGTGCGGGGCTGGCTGGGGGAAAGGTTGTCGTCCAGTTCCGGCGTCAGGCTCCAGATGCCGAACAGTTCGTCAGCGAAAGCGGTGGGAATGGTGACGTCAGTATACACAGTGCCCAGCTGCTGCCTGCCTCTGTCCTGGTCCtgctggttggtggtggtggtggtggtggtgtcggtggacACGGAACTCCGTGGGAAGGAGCTGAGAACCTCGGCCAGGATTTGCGAGTCTGTCCTGGTACTGAGCAAGCTGCGATGGTCATTCACTTGCCCTTTTGGGGAATGGGGAACTTGCTGACTTGCTTGGGGCAGGGTCATCTGTTGGCTTGGTTCAGGTTTCGGCTGGAGGTTGGCATGCGGGTTGTGTCTGTCACCTGACTGAACCAAAGATGGTGGAACATTTCTGTTCCGACCACCATGCAATAGTTCATCAAAGAAGGAACCACCCATATTGATGTAAGCATGGTCTTCCTGACTCCTCACCCTCTTCAGCTTGGTTCTGGACACTTTGGAAGACCTGTTGTCCAGCGTTGAAGCCATCCGCTGAGGACAGAAGCTGGCGTCGACACCCGCCTCATGGTTGACGGCAGGAAAAGAGGCGGACATAGCAGAGGCTTTGAACCCCATCAGGTGTGGTACGGGGTAGGTGGTACTGAACCCGTATTTACTTGACTGAACAATGCGATCATAACCATAACCGTAGTTTCCGATATTTCCACCAGTCACTGAGGAAGCCTCTTTCAGCCTGGCAGGCGTTCCTTGGCATGTGGGTGGATGATTCTGCTCAGCCAGTGTTGCTGGTGGCTTGCAACTGAACAGTTTCGCTGGATGGGGTTCTGATTTCATTGTCTTTCTCTTACCATTTAAGTCCATGCTGCCCTGATAAGGTTGGGAGTCAGCACTGACAAGAAAATCCCCAGCTTTAGAAGTGCGTGATTCCCCTGGGGTACTGGGCCGATGTCTGTGCGTTTGGTGTCCCACGTTTTCCTGATGCACACTGACCTGGTGTTTTCTGTGCGCTGGGTGCCGACTAGTCACCTGACACCCGGAAGGACTCACCAGATACTGAGGAGAAGCCATTGCTGGACTGCTCATCCCAACACTGGACACGTTCACAGCAGTCTGAGGATGTGCACAAGTGTCTGCCCCACTCCTCGTGTCTTGCCTGGGGATGAGGAAAAAGCCCTGTTTGTGCTCAGAAGttatcttctccttcctcttcttgccCTTCAGGATCCTGGCGCGGTGCAACTCAGAAGCGGACTTGGGGATGTGGGGACTGCTGGGCTCCTTCCTGTGCCTGGCTCTGGGCGTGGGGCCAGGAGAACCCGGGTTAACCATGACTTTTTCTTCGTTATCTTTGTCCGCGTTTTGTGCATCGTTTTGGTTCCCCGTGCCATCTCCACACACCTGATCCTGTTGGTGACTGCCTCTCCCTCTGTTGGCGTCTTCAGCTGTCCTGTCCGCTTCCTTGCAGGCTTGTTCACTGTGCGCAGTCTCCgcagttctttctttcgtttcgtcagggagaccctgtttgtctgcctgctgaGCCGGAGAAGATTGAGGAGGTCTGAAGTCCACGGGAGCCCCCCAGGATTCGCTGATGGAGCTGGATACAGTCTGACTGCCCCTGAGGTCGCTCACGTGACCCGAGGTGACGCTGCTGCCCACGTTGGGCTGCATGGAGGTGTTGTCTGAAAAGTTCTCCAAGGCCTCCAGGATGTTGGCCTCTGCAGAGTTGGGCTGACCTTCACCTGGTGGACAGGGCACGCACaacatatccgtgtgtgtgttaaagacccAAGAGTTCATTTACACACAAATGCATTCCACGtacatgctctttctctgtcggtctctctgtctcgctctgtgtgtgggtgtgtgtgtgtgtatgtgtgtgtgtgtgtgtgtgttaacgtgcgCTTACTGATTTCTGCATAAGCACTGGGACGTTAAAGAACGAGGTGGTCAGCACTGATGCTGACCTGGAAAAcaggaaacatctccacccttaacccaccaggcattGCCAGGATCTGATCCAGACATCACAGACCTAGGAGACAGAGAACTCCGATACCTTGACCACTCGACTACCTCGTCCAGTCTTGTCCTTTATCCAGACTCTTCCCAAATATTGCCAACCCACGTTGTCAATGTCTTATAAAACTCTAAAGTGGTCGATTATGTAACAAACCAACTATTGTAGGAAGGAGGTTTATGATTCCCTTAATTCTGAATCGATAACAAATTGGTTCTTTAACAAACCAACTATTGTAGGAAGGAGGCCTATAATTCTCTTCATTCTTAATCGATAATATATTGGTTCTGTAACAAACCAACTATTGTAGGAAAGAGGCTTATAATTCTCTTCATTCTTAATCGATGATATATTGGTTCTGTAACAAACCAACTATTGTAGGAAGGAGACTCGTTGTTCCCTTAATCTTTAACCGATAACACTGACCCCAGCGACTACAACCCCCTACAAATCTGACACGGATTCAATCTTCACAGGGCTGACCTGGCCACGAGGGCGAGTAGAACGCCTTGGTGCTCGTCAGGGGGTACTGCGCGTCCGGCATCAAGGGAGGGAACTGCACACGGCTGGCGTGGAACCGCGAAATACTGCTGGGCAACGACAACGTCTCCGGTTCATCGTCCTCgctgtcctcctcctcgtcatcgtcgtcaGTCCCGCTGTGGATGGTGGTGTGGTAGCTGGGGGTGTCCGAGGacgaggcggtggtggtggagggcaggAGGTGGCAGCTGGCGCGGCGCCAGGCCAGGGACACGCTGCTCATCATCTTGATGGACGACACGTCCGGACCCACCACAGCAGACTTCCGGTGAGCCACGGAGTGACGACGTCTGGTGTGGTGGCGGCCTTGGCCAGACTGGGTGGGGtctgagagagaacagagagagtgttTACAGCACGACTGACCGCAAACTGGGGTTCAGGTCTGGGCTGACAGGAACAGGGAAGGAGAAGACAATGCAgacacataattaaaaaaaacaaaaaaaactaaaccaAAACAATCTGCCGTGTAACAGAGACTGAGTGAACGAACGAATTCATTAATTTTGACGAACAAAATGGTGGGAAATTCGCCCTTCCCAGACATCCACTGAATATCCCCAAGTCACCACCCCACAGACACATAGATAATTTAAAAAACAATCTGCCGTGTGATCAAGAATGGATGAACGAACAAATACATTAATtctaataaacaaaacggttggAAACTCACCCTCCCCAGACATTCGCTGAACATCTCCAAGTCACCACCCCACAGACATATACAATCCGCCGTGTAATCAAGACCGACTAAACGAACGAATTCATTAATtctaataaacaaaacggttggAAACTGGCCCTTcccagacacccactgaacacccCCCAAGCCTCCACCCGACTGACCCGAGTGCCCCCCCTGGGTGGACATCATGCTGGTGGAGTTGATGATCCGGTGACTTGAGCCCTTCTCTCCTGTCCCTCCCCCGGGCTGACCGTTCACAGTGCACGATTCCCCACAGGACGCCGAAGACCCAGGCTCCACGTTGTCAGCATCCGCCGAAAAGAGCGGGTTCTCCAGCCCGTGGTAGGACCCCCGCGTGTGGGAGGAGGGGCTGAGGTCGGGCAGGGTCAGGTCGTGCACCTCGTCGTGAGAATGCTGAAGGAGACGCTGGTGAGCCGGGTCCTGGAGGTCGCCGCGCGGGTGAAGGGTGGCCGGGTGGGGGGGCTGGTAGCGGGGGGCGAGGTGGAGGTGGTCGTCGAGGGAGTGGGAGGCCAGCCGTTGCCTCTCGTGGGGAGGAGTGGGACGGACGCCGGGGTCGTGACAGAgcagctggtggtgatggtgcccgCCGCCCGGACCCGCGGCGCACTGCCGGCAGTGGAACCCATCCGGCATCCCCAGCACGTGCGTCGCCCCGTCACTGTGGCCGTGCTGCAGGTGGGGGTGATGCTGGGCAACGCCTTGCGACGGGAGGTGCTGGGTGCTATGGTAGTAGATGTTGTTCTGAAGGTGGTGAGCCATGTAGTGCTGACACATGGCGCAGTACAGCTCTTTCCCCACGTCCCCAACACCTGCCAGATGTACCGCCTTCTCCGGCCCGGCTTGGTGCACGTCGTGGGCGCTTCCCGGTCCCGGGGCACACTTGGCCATGTCGGGACCGTTGGTTCCCGGGATCTCTTGGCTGGGGGCGTCCTGGGACAGGAGCTGGATCCCCCTTTTGTCCtgcatccctctgtctcttgagAAAGCCgtgtggcgatggtgatggtgatggtgatgttctCCTTCTCCGGGATAGCGAGGCCTGGGAAGAAAACAACGATGTCGGTTATGCTGCTTATGGCCCGCATAGAGCATGCATGTCATGGATCAAAAGGTTaaacgtgcaacacacacacacacacacacacacacacgtgcgcacacgcacacaagattcaagaatcaagaatatttaatcctttcaccccttcgggggcatggaggatatataacagcaacagtattttacaccaagattaaacataaacaattaaaataacataactatcagaaacagaatacaaactaaatgaaacacaacataaatgatgatagtatttttctggtattaaacctcaggatagatcagattACGTTGATcgtctttgcaacattacttaagataaaccaaattgtcttggctgcatgaaataaattacacagaaaagcctcttccaacaagaaaaattaaacgaTCGTTGGCCCTTTTCTcgctgacgcgcgcgcgcgcgtgtgtgtgtgtgtgtgtgtgtgttaacatctTTTTAAATTACAAGTtgtacgtcataaccatgtaatacatcatttacttaaatgaggtcacatgagccaccatgtaaacatttgttgtcctttcagcatcaatgatctgaagtagataACTCctttgtgcaacacacacacacacactacacacacacacacacacacacacacacacatacatttaataaaccaggttcgaatcacggctcagccgccgatattttctccccctccactagacactgagtggcggtctgggcgctagtcattcggatgagacgataaaccgcggtcccgtgtgcagcatgcactttgcgcgagtaaaagaacccacggcaacaaaagggttgttcctggcaaaattctgtagaaaaaaatccacttcgataggaaaaacaaataaaactgcacgcaggaaaaaatacaaaaaaaatgggtggcgctgtagtatagcagcccgaatttcacacagagaaatctgctgtgataaaaagaaataaaaatacaaatacaaatacacaggacctctgtttatcatcagATAGGCATCCGAGTAACCatacgctcagttcgatttcccAGTCAAATTAGAGAAGGCATATCTTGACGGACACTGTGTGGcagataaccattctgccaccttcctgtaatctaaccctcttgttgccatgagACCGACCTGCCGACAGAGTCATGTCGTTCAAAAGGTTCGTGAAGAGGATGTCCAACACCTGGGACACGACCACCCGCCGGCCCAGGAGGACCCTGGTGGACTTCACGGTGCAGCTCCTGCATCTCGATGTCTCCAGGAGAATGGTCTGCTGCTCTGGGCACCTCTCTCTGCCGGGAGCCCGTACCACCGGGGCACCTGAGTGAGGGAAAGAGTGATGAGTCTGTGTGGTTagaatgagagaagagaaagggacgCACGgccaaaaaggagagagagagagagaggagaggagggagaaagagagggagagagagagagagagagagagaggggggggggcgtggtggtgatggtggaagatgggatgtggtggtggtggaagatgggATGGTGATGGGAGGGGCAAACGTGAGGTACACGGAAAATTGAGCGAGTTGACGACTTGGATACAAATAAGAcactcaattccccccccccccccccaaatgtgaaacatccacacatacataccaacGTTCTTATGtcagtacgtacgtacgtacgtacacacacacacaccacacctcacccactACAgtagcccaccccaccccacacttcactatacacaccacacagagttCCAGTCACTTGCGGTCCATAATTCGCCGCAGTTCCGcaaactctcacagacacacctccccaccccacacccaaaccaccacaccctataaacaccacacatcacccacacacaccatatcacaaaaGACCCAGTCACATGTGGTCCTTGATCCGCCACAGacaggtaccacacacacacacacacacacacgcgcgcgcgcgcgcacgcacacacgcacgcgcgcacacacacaatacacacacatcacgcgcgcacacatacatacatacacacattcaaacacacacacacacattatacatacactcacacacactcaccaccactacatcacacacacacacacatacacactcacacacacacacacaccccaccaccaccccacacctcacacaccttcgGTCCTTGATCCTCCACAGACAGGCCGCCGTGAcgcccaccatcaccagcacGGCCAGCATGACAAGGGGGGCAACCAGGGTCCAGGCCACCCCCTTGCTGATCTCCACCGCCTCCTCCCCCGTCCCGTTCCCCTTCTTCCCGTCCGCGGGGCCCGGGGAGACCGCCTCCACCAGCTGCGAGAAATAGTCCCTCACCGACATGTTGTATTGCTGCGCCACTTCCGCCCGTAGGCTGTCGGCCATCTTGTCCAGTTCGTCACCGCCGCCGC encodes:
- the LOC143280477 gene encoding uncharacterized protein LOC143280477 codes for the protein MASRTDSSGGGDELDKMADSLRAEVAQQYNMSVRDYFSQLVEAVSPGPADGKKGNGTGEEAVEISKGVAWTLVAPLVMLAVLVMVGVTAACLWRIKDRRCPGGTGSRQREVPRAADHSPGDIEMQELHREVHQGPPGPAGGRVPGVGHPLHEPFERHDSVGRPRYPGEGEHHHHHHHRHTAFSRDRGMQDKRGIQLLSQDAPSQEIPGTNGPDMAKCAPGPGSAHDVHQAGPEKAVHLAGVGDVGKELYCAMCQHYMAHHLQNNIYYHSTQHLPSQGVAQHHPHLQHGHSDGATHVLGMPDGFHCRQCAAGPGGGHHHHQLLCHDPGVRPTPPHERQRLASHSLDDHLHLAPRYQPPHPATLHPRGDLQDPAHQRLLQHSHDEVHDLTLPDLSPSSHTRGSYHGLENPLFSADADNVEPGSSASCGESCTVNGQPGGGTGEKGSSHRIINSTSMMSTQGGHSDPTQSGQGRHHTRRRHSVAHRKSAVVGPDVSSIKMMSSVSLAWRRASCHLLPSTTTASSSDTPSYHTTIHSGTDDDDEEEDSEDDEPETLSLPSSISRFHASRVQFPPLMPDAQYPLTSTKAFYSPSWPGEGQPNSAEANILEALENFSDNTSMQPNVGSSVTSGHVSDLRGSQTVSSSISESWGAPVDFRPPQSSPAQQADKQGLPDETKERTAETAHSEQACKEADRTAEDANRGRGSHQQDQVCGDGTGNQNDAQNADKDNEEKVMVNPGSPGPTPRARHRKEPSSPHIPKSASELHRARILKGKKRKEKITSEHKQGFFLIPRQDTRSGADTCAHPQTAVNVSSVGMSSPAMASPQYLVSPSGCQVTSRHPAHRKHQVSVHQENVGHQTHRHRPSTPGESRTSKAGDFLVSADSQPYQGSMDLNGKRKTMKSEPHPAKLFSCKPPATLAEQNHPPTCQGTPARLKEASSVTGGNIGNYGYGYDRIVQSSKYGFSTTYPVPHLMGFKASAMSASFPAVNHEAGVDASFCPQRMASTLDNRSSKVSRTKLKRVRSQEDHAYINMGGSFFDELLHGGRNRNVPPSLVQSGDRHNPHANLQPKPEPSQQMTLPQASQQVPHSPKGQVNDHRSLLSTRTDSQILAEVLSSFPRSSVSTDTTTTTTTNQQDQDRGRQQLGTVYTDVTIPTAFADELFGIWSLTPELDDNLSPSQPRTPLMTPLKEEERRANRKFIWGNSGSPSASTSTSSFAAGWPLFDDFSADTRRRNVSRQIPVDNEFDDYVHMDKNSSDQRRSAFGRMSISDSPSGDTMPPTPTVRDAPEKADLENANDPSTMDEYKSLPLNNLNVSHLYVISGYPDKDSVNNNALTDLADTGHFVTNVASTPQSNAIASVVNADVQNRNSPTAAFAIVLEKQKYWL